Part of the Robbsia sp. KACC 23696 genome, CGCATCGCGGCGGTCCCCTCGGTAGGGATGACGTTGATGCCGCGTGCGATCCAACGCTTCCAGGAAGCCCATCCCGGTGTGACGGTCAGCTTGCACGTCAACACGTCGGGGACGGTGAACCATTGGACCGCGTCGCAATTCTGCGATGTCGGCGTCGCCGTGTATTCCAGTGAGGCGTCCACGTGCGAGACGGAGTTTCTCGCGAGCCACGCCGCCTATGCGGTGCTTCCGGAGGGGCATCGCCTGGCGCGCAAGGCCTCCCTCACGGCGCAGGATTTCGAAGGGGAGCACTTCGTCTCGCTGTGCAACGGTGACGGCACGCGTACCTTGATGGATGACCTCTTCGCGCGAGAGGGGGTGACGCGCATCCTCGGCGCCGAGGCGCAGTACGCGGCCATTTGTTGTGAGATGGTCCGCATGGGCATGGGCGTCACGCTCGCCCATCTGATCGTGGCGCGGGATTTCGCCGGGCGCGGCGTCGTGATCCGGCCTTTCAAGCCGGAGGTGCGCTTTCCGCTCTATCTGCTGTATCCGTCCAAGCTGCCGAAAGATCGCTTGACGCTGGCATTTGTCGGCATCCTCCGCACGGTGCTGGCGGAGACGGTGGCGGAAGCGCGGAAATTGACGAAGCGCGGGTAAGGGAACGCTGTGGGCGTGGTCCACGCGACGCGGTCGTTTTCACCGTTTTTGCGGTCATTCCTGCCGTTTCTGTGGCGTCGCGCCGACAACGAAGCCATCGCGCCGACGACAGGGCGATGGGACACAAGGTCTCTGGGACAATCTGTCGCGAATTGACGTAGAATCGCGGCCTTTCAGGGCTGCACCTGACCGTTCTGCACCCCTGCCAGATCAGGGCACGAGACAAACGTTTCTACGGTGAGTCGTGATCGATTCGCGAACGATCTGCCTACGATAACAAGCAGTTTTTGCGGGCGGCACGGCGTATAGACCCTGGTTTGAAGCGTAGAAAGGAGTCCATCGTGACTGTGTCAAATAAGAATGCGGACGTTCCCCAGTCGATCCGTACGCAAGCATCCCCGGCTCGCCGTGGTGTCTTGAAATTGGCCGCCGCGTCGGTCGCGGTGTCGAGCGTACCGTTCGCCGCCACCGGGGCACCCGCTTCGGTCGCCGGTACGGCAGCCGAAGACTTCGCCGTCG contains:
- a CDS encoding LysR substrate-binding domain-containing protein — translated: MNLKQIEAFRAVMVAGSMTSAAKDLHTSQPNISRLISQLEGDIGLTLFERAGVRLSPTTEGNAFYREVERAYVGLEGLSHSAAQIRTLGSGRLRIAAVPSVGMTLMPRAIQRFQEAHPGVTVSLHVNTSGTVNHWTASQFCDVGVAVYSSEASTCETEFLASHAAYAVLPEGHRLARKASLTAQDFEGEHFVSLCNGDGTRTLMDDLFAREGVTRILGAEAQYAAICCEMVRMGMGVTLAHLIVARDFAGRGVVIRPFKPEVRFPLYLLYPSKLPKDRLTLAFVGILRTVLAETVAEARKLTKRG